From a single Arachnia propionica genomic region:
- a CDS encoding CoA-acylating methylmalonate-semialdehyde dehydrogenase: MTTITHWIDGAPYEGQPSHMIPVENPATGKVIGELMSASPADLDHAVASAKAAQKKWAKVSLAKRTAIMFKMRELVLAHQDELAKAIVEEHGKDYSDAIGEIQRGRETLDFACGINVALKGEYSYDISTGVDIHTIRQPVGVVAGICPFNFPVMVPMWMHPIAVATGNAFILKPASPTPTASLIIARLYKEAGLPDGVFNVLAGDRELVSNILTHPGIDAISFVGSTPVAHVIQDTGVAHGKRVHALGGANNHAIVLPDADLEFAAQHIAAAAFGAAGERCMALPVVVAVGGVADKLAELVAANGAKIKVGFGLDEGVQMGPVITAKARDRIVGLIDDAEKRGAKVALDGRGLKVEGYEGGFWLGPTVLTHVPLDAPAYKEEIFGPVLCIVDAKNYAEAIEIVNASEFGNGAAIFTNDGGYARRFQLDVEAGMVGVNVPIPTPVAYYSFGGWKESLLGDTHIHGPEGVHFYTRAKAITTRWPSESGAYAATMSFQREE; encoded by the coding sequence ATGACCACAATCACCCACTGGATCGACGGCGCCCCCTACGAGGGTCAGCCTTCCCACATGATTCCCGTCGAGAACCCCGCCACCGGCAAGGTCATCGGTGAGCTGATGTCGGCCAGCCCAGCCGACCTCGACCACGCCGTCGCCAGCGCCAAGGCGGCCCAGAAGAAATGGGCCAAGGTTTCCCTCGCCAAGCGCACCGCCATCATGTTCAAGATGCGCGAGCTGGTGCTCGCCCACCAGGACGAGCTGGCCAAGGCGATCGTCGAGGAACACGGCAAGGACTACTCCGACGCCATCGGCGAGATCCAGCGCGGACGCGAAACCCTCGACTTCGCCTGCGGTATCAACGTCGCGCTGAAGGGCGAATACTCCTACGACATCTCCACCGGCGTCGACATCCACACCATCCGCCAGCCCGTCGGCGTGGTCGCGGGCATCTGCCCCTTCAACTTCCCCGTCATGGTGCCGATGTGGATGCACCCCATCGCCGTGGCCACCGGCAACGCCTTCATCCTGAAGCCCGCCTCCCCGACGCCCACCGCATCGCTGATCATCGCCCGCCTCTACAAGGAGGCCGGCCTGCCCGACGGCGTGTTCAACGTCCTCGCCGGTGACCGCGAGCTGGTCTCCAACATCCTCACCCACCCCGGGATCGACGCCATCTCCTTCGTCGGCTCCACCCCGGTGGCGCACGTCATTCAGGACACGGGCGTCGCCCACGGCAAGCGCGTCCACGCTCTCGGTGGCGCGAACAACCACGCCATCGTCCTGCCCGACGCGGACCTCGAATTCGCCGCCCAGCACATCGCCGCCGCCGCCTTCGGTGCGGCAGGTGAACGCTGCATGGCGCTGCCCGTCGTGGTGGCGGTCGGTGGTGTTGCCGACAAGCTCGCCGAACTGGTTGCCGCCAATGGCGCGAAGATCAAGGTCGGTTTCGGTCTCGATGAGGGCGTCCAGATGGGTCCGGTCATCACCGCCAAGGCCCGCGACCGCATCGTCGGGCTCATCGACGACGCCGAGAAGCGTGGAGCGAAGGTGGCGCTCGACGGTCGCGGCCTGAAGGTCGAGGGCTACGAGGGCGGCTTCTGGCTCGGCCCCACCGTCCTCACCCACGTCCCGCTCGACGCCCCCGCCTACAAGGAAGAGATCTTCGGCCCGGTGCTGTGCATCGTCGACGCCAAGAACTACGCGGAGGCCATCGAGATCGTCAACGCCAGCGAGTTCGGCAACGGCGCGGCGATCTTCACCAACGACGGCGGCTACGCCCGACGTTTCCAGCTGGACGTCGAGGCCGGCATGGTGGGCGTCAACGTGCCCATCCCCACCCCGGTGGCGTACTACTCGTTCGGTGGATGGAAGGAATCGCTGCTGGGCGACACCCACATCCACGGCCCCGAGGGCGTGCACTTCTACACCCGCGCCAAGGCCATCACCACCCGGTGGCCCTCGGAGTCCGGTGCGTACGCCGCGACGATGAGCTTCCAGCGCGAGGAGTGA
- a CDS encoding Imm61 family immunity protein — translation MSIMDELVAYASESGAQVAETPGGYSMTWNGGFYSHHLWRADDEWLYGYSERGDERIPTMWSTHDQIVYKWAVSRIALDAREARELPQIILPAAIETLGVGWGLVQQTPLTGSLSLEGEQIPMSLRTTFPRCRSLVEFSHLIRLPYDEVLASYRAPDGSPRLGSFLAW, via the coding sequence ATGTCCATCATGGACGAATTGGTTGCCTACGCGTCGGAATCTGGAGCTCAGGTGGCAGAAACCCCCGGTGGGTATTCCATGACATGGAATGGCGGATTCTATTCACACCACCTGTGGCGCGCGGATGATGAATGGCTCTACGGGTATAGCGAGCGAGGCGACGAGCGCATTCCGACCATGTGGAGCACGCATGATCAGATCGTCTACAAGTGGGCGGTCAGTCGGATCGCACTCGACGCCCGAGAAGCGCGGGAGCTGCCTCAGATCATTCTGCCCGCAGCGATCGAAACCCTGGGGGTCGGGTGGGGACTTGTTCAACAGACCCCACTGACGGGAAGCCTGAGTTTGGAGGGCGAACAGATCCCCATGTCGCTGAGAACAACTTTCCCTCGGTGCCGGAGTCTCGTCGAGTTCTCACATCTGATTCGCCTGCCCTACGACGAAGTACTGGCTTCCTATCGTGCGCCCGACGGAAGTCCGCGACTCGGATCATTCCTGGCATGGTGA
- a CDS encoding S8 family serine peptidase, which yields MTNRYSRSRQWRDTTVRTLASGVCGLVMAAMSAVPARADHALVPAKVVEENSTTPTPSQCTLDKPTLMPQRPPALDQLGIEDAWKISRGNKVIVAVVDAGVDGNNVHFKNKNVLLPGYDMMEGGDGSSAVDPHGTAIAGQISAREVEGSGLIGVAPESQILPVRVHVKANDKAEVEKTRGPEPTHTATGIQWAADNGAKVIVVALSSSVDNPSLKSATEYATSRGALVVASAGNLDPQTPAKQHNVPQYPAAYSDALAVTGVDTTGAPSDAVIHGPHIDVAAPGMNVLTTFMGAGDCVLSGDKPSTSYAAGYVGGVAALVAAAHPDETPADWKYRILATALRPTRSMRDNTIGWGLIAPYDALTFTNDGAMPGPPNPRFSTSATQEAPTMTPPSPQKDQRPMRTMVLGIIAGIGCLGTLAALAASRLRSQDAPRRKPRR from the coding sequence ATGACGAACCGGTACTCGCGTTCCCGTCAATGGCGGGACACAACCGTCCGGACCCTAGCCAGCGGGGTCTGCGGTCTGGTGATGGCAGCGATGTCTGCGGTCCCCGCACGGGCAGACCACGCTCTGGTGCCTGCGAAGGTCGTCGAGGAGAACAGCACCACACCCACGCCCAGCCAATGCACGCTCGACAAACCAACCCTGATGCCCCAGCGCCCACCAGCACTCGATCAGCTCGGCATCGAGGATGCGTGGAAGATTTCACGCGGCAACAAGGTGATCGTGGCGGTGGTCGACGCCGGTGTGGATGGCAACAACGTCCACTTCAAGAACAAAAACGTGCTCCTGCCAGGTTACGACATGATGGAGGGCGGGGACGGAAGCAGTGCCGTGGACCCACATGGCACCGCGATTGCGGGACAGATCAGCGCCCGGGAGGTCGAGGGTTCCGGACTGATTGGTGTGGCACCGGAATCCCAGATCCTGCCGGTTCGGGTACACGTGAAGGCGAATGACAAGGCGGAGGTCGAGAAGACCCGCGGACCGGAGCCCACCCACACCGCCACGGGAATCCAGTGGGCCGCCGACAACGGTGCGAAGGTGATCGTCGTGGCCCTGTCCTCCTCCGTCGACAATCCGTCGCTGAAGAGTGCCACGGAGTACGCCACCAGCCGAGGCGCCCTCGTGGTTGCGTCGGCTGGCAACCTGGATCCCCAGACCCCTGCGAAGCAACACAACGTGCCGCAATACCCGGCGGCCTACTCCGATGCGTTGGCGGTGACAGGAGTCGACACCACCGGAGCCCCGTCGGACGCCGTAATACACGGCCCACATATCGACGTGGCAGCACCGGGCATGAACGTGCTCACGACCTTCATGGGTGCTGGAGACTGCGTGCTCTCCGGGGACAAGCCGTCCACCTCATACGCCGCCGGGTATGTGGGTGGGGTCGCCGCACTGGTGGCTGCTGCCCATCCGGACGAGACCCCGGCGGACTGGAAGTATCGGATCCTGGCCACTGCCCTGCGACCTACACGCTCCATGCGTGACAACACAATCGGCTGGGGTCTGATTGCGCCGTACGACGCCCTCACCTTCACCAACGATGGAGCCATGCCCGGTCCTCCGAACCCGCGTTTCTCAACCTCAGCGACGCAGGAGGCGCCCACCATGACACCTCCCTCCCCGCAGAAGGATCAAAGACCGATGCGCACGATGGTTCTGGGAATCATCGCTGGAATCGGCTGTCTGGGGACTCTCGCTGCCCTGGCTGCTTCCCGTCTGCGTTCGCAGGATGCACCGCGCAGGAAACCACGCCGATAG
- a CDS encoding WXG100 family type VII secretion target, with the protein MSEDIKVSFSAIQQLATDVQNESNKIQTSLDTLDGEVKKLYGSWDGQAQQAYQASKAKWDQKMADMHSILQDLHGKVGEAGVQYQNTESRNASRFEA; encoded by the coding sequence ATGAGCGAAGACATCAAGGTATCTTTTTCCGCCATTCAGCAGCTTGCAACCGACGTCCAGAACGAGTCGAACAAGATTCAGACCTCCTTGGATACCCTGGATGGTGAGGTCAAGAAGCTGTACGGCAGCTGGGACGGCCAGGCCCAGCAGGCCTACCAGGCTTCCAAGGCCAAGTGGGATCAGAAGATGGCCGATATGCACAGCATCCTTCAGGACCTGCACGGGAAAGTCGGGGAGGCTGGTGTTCAGTACCAGAACACCGAATCCAGGAACGCGAGCCGTTTCGAGGCCTGA
- the eccB gene encoding type VII secretion protein EccB: MPSNKEILEAQRYNRRRLITAFTSGIPGGRELESKSPFIPLIVGSVVVAIMLGVGVVMSRFAPTLPQDWQDSTLIVVKGTGARYYTIQGVLRPVTNITSARLLSEAGKYKTSEVPASTIDGIRRGSQIGITGIPDDVPKADQLHSDQWFSCDISGKPHTWVAQLPAARTVRGSALVKSQDGDVFLISNGLRHKIPSGLTPNPLYALGLDSVAPTTVNSQWLSLFEPGSDLNFLNLEGNGRPVNGMPPSLSAATIGSVIEVKSGDSTRRYVVIGDKKATQLTNLTDKLYKTGTPLNATLDDISKIDIVSIDAANISPADWPKSIDDTMPAGSLPCAQLAKKPDNSSTSVLYSMTSQDLTEALPKQQESKGGNSNNSLNPPTATSVRGGSGALIRTTSGGSLGVVSLVSDLGTLHGIGSPADDTLKRLDYDASNAYEVPAPWAALIPEGEALNPGKVWDTVKEQ; the protein is encoded by the coding sequence ATGCCGTCGAACAAGGAGATCCTGGAGGCCCAACGTTACAACCGCCGCCGCCTGATCACGGCGTTCACGTCGGGGATACCAGGCGGGCGTGAGCTAGAGTCCAAATCGCCCTTCATCCCCCTGATTGTGGGCAGTGTCGTCGTCGCCATCATGCTGGGGGTCGGGGTCGTCATGAGCCGCTTCGCTCCCACCCTTCCCCAGGACTGGCAGGATTCCACCCTCATCGTTGTCAAGGGCACCGGGGCGAGGTACTACACAATCCAGGGCGTTCTGCGTCCGGTCACCAACATCACCTCCGCCCGTCTGTTGTCGGAAGCCGGCAAGTACAAGACCAGCGAGGTGCCCGCTTCTACCATCGACGGCATCAGGCGCGGCTCCCAGATCGGCATCACCGGCATCCCGGACGACGTTCCCAAGGCCGATCAGCTTCACTCGGACCAGTGGTTTTCCTGCGACATCTCCGGGAAGCCACACACGTGGGTGGCTCAGCTTCCAGCGGCGCGAACCGTCCGGGGCAGCGCCCTGGTCAAGTCTCAGGACGGTGATGTATTTCTGATCTCCAACGGCCTCAGACACAAGATCCCCAGCGGACTGACCCCCAACCCGCTGTACGCCCTGGGCCTGGATTCCGTCGCCCCGACCACGGTCAATTCGCAGTGGCTCTCCCTCTTCGAGCCAGGCTCGGACCTGAACTTCCTCAACCTCGAGGGCAACGGTCGGCCTGTCAACGGGATGCCCCCGTCGCTAAGTGCGGCAACCATCGGAAGCGTCATCGAGGTCAAGAGCGGCGACTCCACCAGACGGTACGTCGTCATCGGCGACAAGAAGGCCACGCAGCTGACGAACCTCACCGACAAGCTCTACAAGACGGGAACTCCGCTCAACGCCACACTCGATGACATCTCGAAGATCGACATCGTCAGCATCGACGCAGCCAACATTTCCCCAGCCGACTGGCCGAAGAGCATCGACGACACCATGCCAGCAGGCTCCCTGCCGTGCGCCCAGCTCGCGAAAAAACCCGACAACTCCTCCACTTCCGTGCTCTACTCGATGACCAGCCAGGACCTCACCGAGGCCCTCCCGAAACAGCAGGAAAGCAAAGGCGGGAACTCCAACAACTCGTTGAATCCGCCAACGGCCACCTCGGTCCGGGGCGGGTCGGGTGCGCTGATCCGCACCACGTCCGGCGGTAGCCTCGGCGTGGTCTCCTTGGTATCCGATCTGGGAACCCTCCACGGCATCGGTTCCCCAGCTGACGACACCCTGAAGCGCCTGGACTACGACGCGAGCAATGCGTACGAAGTCCCTGCCCCGTGGGCAGCGCTGATTCCCGAGGGAGAGGCATTGAATCCCGGGAAAGTCTGGGACACGGTGAAGGAACAATGA
- a CDS encoding Imm61 family immunity protein encodes MPDCVERLKCALNDVGVPVHDREDGLLIGGERNARTVMFWEDEGTWHVGHLDRVDQERVAVLTAADRDAALRWLICRVANQYRRAQGWPWLLSLRAAPEIAWGWGVEPVPEASTSETADIRVWARPVRLGKGPVDVRMLTTLPTALEVAVLSHLMDLSPDQVLDAYLDSNGGVLERMVETSDSLVDTGEAFQRMAAARELRMVPDEDGFHAAETGWVSHLWIEDGCWCFGHTERGEQRSAEIASPELGMVLRWMAFGWLNDVRSSRGWPRIMTGYWEAETAPGWSQQQLGNRRILTGITGSGTEMILRGNRPHALDVLSHLMNLKLDQVVDSFLSEDGGLLCEVVDPGIRRRNPVALEYVAQYGDRLDQVGDPRGSYFCAVPGPEPYAFEQRSLPPSVVKEPYYRYRLLDLPPEVNVVTSIIPPWFGQPGGARQVFFRIGEILLTAEECIDLRILEGDA; translated from the coding sequence GTGCCTGATTGCGTGGAGCGGCTGAAGTGTGCCCTGAACGATGTGGGTGTGCCGGTACATGACCGTGAGGATGGTCTGCTCATAGGGGGCGAACGAAACGCCCGTACCGTCATGTTCTGGGAGGACGAAGGAACGTGGCACGTCGGTCATCTGGATCGAGTGGACCAGGAGCGCGTCGCCGTTCTGACCGCTGCGGATCGTGACGCGGCACTGCGGTGGCTGATCTGTCGCGTCGCCAACCAGTACCGCCGTGCACAGGGATGGCCGTGGCTGCTTTCGTTGCGGGCAGCACCGGAAATCGCATGGGGGTGGGGTGTTGAGCCGGTTCCGGAGGCCTCAACCTCTGAGACCGCAGACATTCGGGTGTGGGCACGACCGGTTCGTCTGGGAAAAGGACCAGTTGATGTGCGAATGCTCACCACTCTTCCGACCGCCCTCGAGGTGGCGGTCCTGTCCCACCTGATGGACCTGAGTCCCGACCAGGTCCTGGACGCCTACCTCGACTCGAACGGCGGTGTCCTGGAGCGCATGGTGGAGACGAGTGATTCGCTGGTGGACACAGGAGAGGCTTTTCAACGCATGGCAGCCGCCCGTGAACTCCGGATGGTTCCTGACGAAGACGGTTTTCACGCCGCGGAGACCGGATGGGTCTCCCACCTCTGGATCGAGGACGGATGTTGGTGCTTTGGCCACACCGAACGTGGCGAGCAACGTAGTGCAGAAATCGCCAGTCCTGAATTGGGCATGGTGTTGCGCTGGATGGCCTTCGGATGGCTGAACGATGTGCGATCTAGCAGGGGATGGCCGCGGATCATGACCGGATACTGGGAGGCGGAGACGGCGCCCGGCTGGAGTCAGCAACAGCTGGGAAATCGCAGGATCCTGACAGGGATCACGGGGTCCGGAACCGAAATGATCCTGCGCGGGAACCGACCTCACGCTCTGGACGTGTTGTCGCACCTGATGAATCTGAAACTGGATCAGGTGGTCGATTCCTTCCTGTCCGAGGACGGTGGATTGCTGTGCGAGGTCGTCGACCCAGGAATCCGGCGTCGCAACCCGGTCGCTCTGGAATACGTCGCGCAGTACGGCGACCGTCTCGACCAAGTGGGCGACCCGCGTGGCAGCTACTTCTGTGCGGTGCCCGGTCCGGAACCTTACGCCTTCGAACAACGTTCCCTTCCGCCTAGCGTGGTGAAGGAGCCCTACTACCGGTACCGGCTGCTGGATCTGCCTCCCGAGGTGAACGTGGTGACCAGCATCATTCCCCCCTGGTTCGGTCAACCGGGCGGTGCCCGTCAGGTGTTCTTCCGCATCGGTGAAATTCTCTTGACAGCCGAGGAATGCATTGACCTGCGCATTCTGGAAGGAGATGCCTGA
- a CDS encoding tetratricopeptide repeat protein codes for MSKRSTRSFDPGTSVWWLLLPLVGAIVGAAIPLLSPLGGVWNVLGPLLGAFVGVVADFTPQVRDWISTRARNKWIAEVSGDSGPIGKAHLDSLRIHRSDREVDDYVRRDVHDKLHDFLKDRAPVLVEGPSMAGKTRLVVQVLREEWPDARVLFPKSEDDVEKLLKNWRRPIRGAIIFLDELERFLGKEEFTLGVLNTWIDDSCTVVATTTRMNYTRWRAELDSKFPGWEIVNRFHPLPLEAKLSDDELIAVGSTSYAGDLASIEQLGLGRVLGRAEDIRRRFTSALDSHQGRAGLVKAAVDWSRVGLGSASKEALLTLAKTYDDDLWEDPDWETEWSWVIGKTTDAPLVLRTGKDAWEALDLIVEEADWPLTETTLTTMATCPHTARQAVTLVFEMHSRNLLTGDTVTENLVQEAADLVQEISSANPSDANLLGIYASFLSAIHQKYDRAEEIYEQAIKADPNNVNILGIYAIFLTTTRQKYDRAEEIYEQAIKADPNNAIILRNYSQFLFLTGRDEKGMEFAERTPRLARQGQEALCAECHFYLFMHSPRHRITSGRALKALLADGVTTGDWSFEGNLERLRQEEDPRYELARAVAEALRTGDTSALNDFEEWRDLDLPDREE; via the coding sequence ATGTCGAAACGGTCCACGCGATCATTCGACCCCGGCACGTCGGTGTGGTGGTTGCTCTTGCCGCTCGTCGGGGCCATCGTGGGCGCCGCAATCCCCCTCCTTAGCCCCCTCGGCGGGGTGTGGAATGTGCTCGGTCCACTTCTGGGAGCCTTTGTGGGCGTTGTCGCGGATTTCACGCCGCAGGTTAGGGACTGGATCTCGACACGGGCGCGCAACAAATGGATCGCCGAGGTGTCTGGTGATTCCGGCCCGATCGGCAAGGCACATCTGGATTCGCTGCGCATTCACAGGTCTGACAGGGAGGTCGATGACTACGTCCGCCGCGATGTGCACGACAAGCTTCACGATTTTCTGAAAGACCGCGCCCCCGTCCTGGTGGAGGGCCCGTCGATGGCTGGCAAGACCCGCCTCGTGGTCCAGGTGCTCCGCGAGGAATGGCCCGACGCCCGTGTCCTGTTTCCCAAGAGCGAAGACGACGTGGAGAAGCTGCTGAAAAATTGGCGAAGGCCCATTCGCGGCGCCATCATTTTCCTCGACGAACTGGAACGCTTCCTGGGCAAAGAGGAGTTCACGCTCGGGGTCCTGAACACGTGGATCGATGATTCCTGCACCGTGGTGGCCACCACGACCCGCATGAACTACACCAGATGGCGTGCAGAGCTGGACAGCAAGTTCCCCGGCTGGGAGATCGTCAACAGATTCCACCCGCTTCCCCTCGAAGCCAAGCTGTCCGACGATGAACTGATTGCGGTGGGGAGCACGAGCTACGCCGGGGATCTGGCATCCATTGAGCAGCTCGGGCTCGGTCGCGTGCTCGGCAGGGCCGAGGACATACGCCGACGGTTCACGTCGGCACTCGACAGCCACCAGGGCCGGGCCGGCCTGGTGAAGGCCGCGGTGGACTGGAGCCGTGTCGGCCTGGGGTCCGCGAGCAAAGAGGCCCTCCTCACGCTGGCGAAAACCTACGACGACGATCTCTGGGAGGATCCCGACTGGGAGACAGAATGGTCCTGGGTGATCGGCAAAACCACCGATGCGCCACTCGTGCTGCGCACCGGAAAGGACGCCTGGGAAGCCCTGGACCTCATAGTGGAGGAGGCGGACTGGCCCCTAACCGAGACCACGCTGACGACCATGGCCACCTGCCCACACACAGCACGCCAAGCCGTGACGCTGGTTTTTGAAATGCACTCCAGAAACCTGCTGACAGGGGATACGGTGACGGAGAACCTCGTGCAAGAAGCAGCAGACCTGGTACAAGAAATCTCTTCCGCAAATCCCTCCGACGCCAATCTTCTCGGCATCTACGCGTCCTTCCTCAGCGCCATTCACCAGAAATATGACCGCGCCGAGGAAATCTACGAGCAAGCCATCAAAGCCGACCCCAACAACGTCAATATCCTAGGCATCTACGCCATCTTCCTCACCACCACTCGCCAGAAATATGACCGCGCCGAAGAAATCTACGAACAAGCCATCAAAGCCGACCCCAACAATGCCATTATCCTCCGGAATTATTCTCAGTTTCTGTTCTTAACGGGCCGGGATGAGAAAGGGATGGAGTTTGCCGAGCGCACGCCGAGACTTGCCAGGCAGGGTCAGGAAGCGCTGTGTGCGGAGTGTCACTTCTATTTGTTCATGCACTCCCCGCGGCACCGAATCACGTCGGGGAGGGCACTCAAGGCCCTGCTGGCCGATGGGGTCACAACCGGCGACTGGTCGTTTGAGGGAAACCTGGAACGCCTCAGACAGGAGGAAGACCCCCGGTATGAGCTCGCCCGGGCGGTCGCCGAGGCGCTGCGAACCGGCGATACGAGCGCGCTGAATGACTTCGAGGAATGGCGCGACCTCGATCTTCCGGACCGGGAGGAATAG
- the eccD gene encoding type VII secretion integral membrane protein EccD — protein MPSTGSSSAGALMPVSLAMSGSTVDMSVPPNVALAELVPAMVKALGPLDSGTATKGFTVRTSDGHALNQSRTLPDQEVRPGAVLTIEPMGSNAQDQRYDDLIEAVGTAVADNSTPWKKTNSVQLSAHASAALVLLAALLLVTGTHEPILTAVIGVSGALLTTLATAIVARMPDRPGALSLGHTTPILIACAAFAIAPGDWSALPLAMAGAGLLTGATALLVLPPELSISMTAPMSAGVSFCLVGLMVYLMNLRPDRAASLVMALLVVITLSAPWVALARMPVTINTDGEDEKIDPTQVYSHVGGARVLVISLKAGCSAAMVVLSPLLTTSPTTVTLLACIGVALMLSTRSLRSPVEVLIGVLTGMFLTIFAAISTTKVIPSALPWTLGTIILAAVLLLATNVVSQKLRPWLTRLADAAGILALLAILPLTALVWGVL, from the coding sequence ATGCCTTCAACCGGAAGCTCCAGCGCCGGCGCCCTCATGCCAGTTTCACTGGCCATGAGTGGCAGCACCGTCGACATGTCGGTCCCACCCAATGTCGCCCTGGCCGAGCTGGTCCCCGCCATGGTCAAGGCTCTGGGACCGCTGGATTCTGGAACTGCCACGAAGGGTTTCACGGTCCGCACATCCGATGGCCACGCTCTCAACCAGTCACGGACGCTGCCCGATCAAGAGGTGCGTCCCGGCGCGGTTCTCACTATCGAACCGATGGGCAGCAACGCCCAGGACCAGCGATATGACGACCTCATCGAGGCCGTCGGAACAGCGGTTGCCGACAACTCGACGCCGTGGAAGAAAACCAATTCCGTCCAGCTCTCGGCGCACGCCTCAGCCGCTCTGGTGCTGCTCGCGGCCCTGCTCCTGGTCACCGGCACCCACGAGCCGATCCTGACGGCGGTGATCGGCGTCAGCGGAGCGCTCCTGACCACCCTGGCAACCGCGATCGTGGCGCGGATGCCGGATCGTCCCGGGGCACTCTCCCTGGGGCACACCACACCCATCCTGATCGCCTGCGCCGCCTTCGCGATCGCCCCGGGGGATTGGTCCGCGCTTCCCCTGGCGATGGCCGGGGCCGGCCTGTTGACCGGCGCCACGGCCCTTCTCGTGCTTCCCCCGGAGCTGAGCATCTCCATGACAGCACCCATGTCAGCGGGTGTTTCCTTCTGTCTCGTCGGTCTCATGGTGTACCTCATGAACCTGCGTCCTGACCGCGCGGCCAGCCTGGTCATGGCTCTGCTGGTCGTGATCACGCTCAGCGCCCCATGGGTGGCCCTGGCGCGGATGCCCGTCACCATCAACACGGACGGGGAGGACGAGAAGATCGACCCGACACAGGTGTACTCCCACGTCGGTGGCGCACGTGTGCTGGTCATCTCGTTGAAGGCCGGATGTTCCGCGGCCATGGTGGTCTTGTCCCCGCTGCTCACCACCTCGCCCACCACCGTCACCCTGCTGGCCTGCATCGGTGTGGCACTGATGCTCTCCACCCGGTCGCTACGGTCTCCGGTGGAGGTGCTCATCGGCGTGCTCACGGGCATGTTCCTGACCATTTTCGCCGCCATCTCAACCACAAAGGTGATCCCCTCGGCCCTGCCGTGGACCCTCGGCACGATCATCCTGGCAGCGGTCCTGCTGCTGGCGACCAATGTGGTGTCACAGAAGTTGCGTCCCTGGCTGACCCGGCTGGCGGATGCGGCAGGGATCCTGGCTCTGTTGGCAATCCTGCCGCTGACCGCTTTGGTCTGGGGAGTTCTCTGA
- a CDS encoding glycohydrolase toxin TNT-related protein (This protein contains a domain related to Tuberculosis Necrotizing Toxin, which is the C-terminal effector domain of outer membrane channel protein CpnT, and which has a lethal NAD+-glycohydrolase activity.), giving the protein MKDSSRLIDDPRWHFGAGAEGQPRSYNQWVADCCDANGDSIWAYEGDGAVQDGMDPASVETFWGTGEYLEKYGPRMDRVGGPHGAYLFGVDTPHPVVFAERSLEPAAAKLPYHRYRVTGQELPPAWRIETGRVVPAVGGRGGGRQVLFRDAGKGLLSVEELLETGLLEEVRERA; this is encoded by the coding sequence ATGAAGGACAGCTCTCGTTTGATCGACGATCCACGGTGGCACTTCGGCGCCGGAGCGGAAGGCCAGCCTCGCTCCTACAACCAATGGGTCGCAGACTGCTGCGACGCCAACGGTGACAGCATCTGGGCCTACGAGGGCGATGGCGCGGTGCAAGACGGCATGGATCCCGCAAGCGTTGAGACGTTCTGGGGGACCGGGGAATACCTGGAGAAATACGGGCCCAGAATGGACCGCGTCGGAGGACCGCACGGGGCATACCTCTTCGGGGTCGACACTCCGCACCCCGTCGTTTTCGCAGAACGTTCCCTCGAACCGGCCGCAGCCAAGCTGCCCTACCATCGGTATCGAGTGACCGGTCAGGAACTGCCGCCAGCGTGGCGCATCGAGACCGGGCGGGTGGTTCCCGCCGTCGGAGGCCGTGGCGGGGGACGTCAGGTGCTGTTCCGCGACGCCGGAAAAGGTCTTCTCAGCGTCGAAGAACTGCTGGAAACAGGTCTCCTGGAGGAAGTGCGGGAACGTGCCTGA
- a CDS encoding WXG100 family type VII secretion target, with the protein MSSNSYSAGAGAILAGADASATARNEVQSSISAVDSSAQAVRGGWESPASRAMLETVARWRESAEGVNNELNNFEANLRSTQTDYNAAEDEHQSTFQSISSRMG; encoded by the coding sequence ATGTCAAGTAACTCGTATAGCGCAGGTGCAGGCGCAATTCTTGCTGGTGCCGACGCCAGCGCGACGGCTCGCAACGAAGTGCAGTCGAGCATCAGCGCAGTCGATTCGTCCGCGCAGGCCGTGCGCGGTGGCTGGGAAAGCCCCGCCTCCAGGGCGATGCTTGAGACAGTTGCTCGCTGGCGGGAATCTGCCGAGGGAGTCAACAATGAGTTGAACAACTTCGAGGCCAACCTGCGCTCCACGCAGACCGATTACAATGCGGCTGAAGACGAGCACCAGTCGACCTTCCAGAGCATCTCGTCCCGCATGGGCTGA